One Sinorhizobium mexicanum genomic region harbors:
- a CDS encoding class I SAM-dependent methyltransferase, which translates to MKEKDRRSKNASVTAAKGRGAEARGGRHEQKHPPLKGAGFKGRSGGPPAKAAPEKGERQRSAQEALPTHPVRQRTGDKPGETVPLILETAATAGYHLIDSGDGEKLEQYGPYRIVRPEAQALWPKALPATIWEKADAVFTGDTDEDGMGRWRFPREVLGETWPMQLLDTDFLGRFTSFRHVGVFPEQLAHWSWVKDQVATAGRPLKVLNLFGYTGVASLIAAKAGAEVTHVDASKKAIGWARENQTLARAEKLPIRWICDDAMKFIQREERRGSRYDIILTDPPKFGRGPNGQVWQLFDHLAAMLDICREILSPEARGLVLTAYSIRASFYSIHELMRETMRGRGGRVESGELIIREGGLDGKEPGRALSTSLFSRWVPK; encoded by the coding sequence GTGAAAGAAAAAGATCGGCGGTCGAAGAACGCCTCGGTCACGGCGGCGAAAGGCCGGGGCGCTGAGGCGCGGGGCGGCCGCCACGAGCAAAAGCATCCGCCCCTGAAGGGGGCCGGCTTCAAGGGCAGGAGCGGTGGACCGCCCGCAAAAGCTGCGCCGGAGAAAGGCGAGCGGCAGCGATCCGCCCAGGAGGCGCTCCCGACCCATCCCGTCCGGCAAAGAACTGGCGACAAGCCGGGCGAGACCGTGCCGCTCATCCTCGAGACGGCGGCGACCGCAGGCTACCATCTGATCGACAGCGGCGACGGCGAGAAGCTCGAACAATACGGCCCCTATCGCATCGTCCGCCCTGAAGCGCAGGCGCTTTGGCCGAAGGCACTGCCGGCCACGATCTGGGAGAAGGCCGATGCCGTGTTTACGGGCGATACCGACGAAGACGGTATGGGGCGCTGGCGTTTCCCGCGGGAGGTGCTGGGCGAAACCTGGCCGATGCAGCTCCTCGATACGGATTTTCTCGGCCGCTTTACCTCGTTTCGCCATGTCGGCGTTTTCCCGGAGCAGCTTGCGCATTGGTCCTGGGTGAAGGACCAGGTTGCGACGGCCGGGCGGCCGCTCAAGGTTCTCAATCTCTTCGGTTACACCGGCGTCGCCTCTCTGATTGCCGCCAAGGCGGGCGCCGAGGTGACGCATGTCGACGCATCCAAGAAGGCGATCGGCTGGGCGCGCGAAAACCAGACGCTGGCGCGCGCCGAAAAACTGCCGATCCGCTGGATCTGCGACGATGCGATGAAATTCATCCAGCGCGAAGAACGGCGCGGCAGCCGCTATGACATCATCCTGACCGATCCGCCCAAGTTCGGCCGTGGCCCGAACGGCCAGGTTTGGCAGCTCTTCGACCATCTGGCGGCAATGCTGGACATCTGCCGCGAAATCCTGTCGCCCGAGGCGCGCGGGCTCGTCCTGACGGCCTATTCCATCCGCGCGAGCTTCTATTCGATCCACGAGCTGATGCGCGAAACGATGCGCGGACGGGGCGGTCGGGTCGAATCCGGAGAGCTCATCATCCGCGAGGGCGGTCTCGACGGCAAGGAGCCGGGGCGGGCGCTTTCCACTTCCCTCTTCAGCCGCTGGGTACCCAAATGA
- a CDS encoding TrmH family RNA methyltransferase → MNTDRSDHGTPRVGHVKEITSLTNPIIKDIRSLAQKKHRDETRSFMAEGLKLVIDALDLGWRIKTLVYAKAAKGKPQVEQVAAKTVAKGGLVLEVSEKVLSTITRRDNPQMVVGIFEQRYRALKDIRPEEGETYVALDRVRDPGNLGTIIRTADAAGASGIILVGETTDPFSLETVRATMGSVFAMPVARASAEEFVKWQKAAGVRVVATHLAGAVDYRTIDYKSKPVVLLMGNEQAGLPEELAREAGALARIPQTGRADSLNLAIATGIMLFEARRHLLSLDAGA, encoded by the coding sequence ATGAACACTGACAGAAGCGATCACGGCACGCCGCGCGTCGGCCATGTGAAGGAGATCACCAGCCTCACCAATCCGATCATCAAGGACATCCGCTCGCTTGCGCAGAAGAAGCATCGCGACGAGACGCGTTCCTTCATGGCGGAGGGTCTGAAGCTGGTGATCGATGCGCTCGATCTCGGCTGGAGGATCAAGACCCTCGTCTATGCCAAGGCGGCAAAGGGCAAGCCGCAGGTCGAACAGGTGGCGGCCAAGACGGTCGCCAAGGGAGGTCTGGTGCTTGAGGTCAGCGAGAAGGTGCTCTCGACGATCACCCGGCGCGATAATCCGCAGATGGTGGTCGGCATCTTCGAACAGCGTTATCGCGCGCTGAAGGACATTCGACCCGAGGAGGGCGAGACCTATGTGGCGCTCGACCGCGTTCGCGATCCCGGCAATCTCGGCACGATCATCCGGACGGCTGATGCGGCCGGCGCCTCCGGCATCATCCTTGTCGGCGAGACCACCGATCCCTTCTCGCTCGAGACGGTCAGGGCAACGATGGGCTCCGTCTTTGCCATGCCCGTCGCGCGTGCCAGCGCGGAAGAATTCGTCAAGTGGCAAAAGGCGGCCGGCGTCCGGGTCGTGGCAACGCATCTGGCAGGCGCGGTCGACTACCGGACCATCGACTACAAGTCGAAGCCGGTCGTGCTCCTGATGGGCAACGAACAGGCGGGCCTGCCCGAGGAGCTTGCCCGCGAAGCGGGGGCGCTTGCCCGCATCCCGCAGACGGGCCGGGCGGATTCGCTCAATCTCGCGATCGCCACCGGGATCATGCTATTCGAAGCGCGCCGCCACCTTTTGTCGCTGGATGCCGGCGCATGA
- the lspA gene encoding signal peptidase II has translation MSERQVLFSRPLPITVFILLALVADQIIKYLVEAFLPFQQAVAVIPMLALYRTYNYGVAFSMLSGMEDWFIVGMRLAVVGFVLWLWRRTPKDRFFAHFGYAMIIAGALGNLVDRLLFGYVIDYILFHTANWSFAVFNLADSFITVGAGAIILDELLLAKRRDR, from the coding sequence ATGAGCGAGCGGCAGGTTCTGTTTTCGAGGCCGCTGCCGATCACGGTCTTCATTCTGCTGGCGCTCGTCGCCGACCAGATCATCAAATATCTGGTCGAGGCATTCCTGCCCTTTCAGCAGGCGGTCGCCGTCATCCCCATGCTCGCCCTCTACCGGACCTACAACTACGGCGTGGCCTTCTCCATGCTTTCGGGGATGGAAGACTGGTTCATCGTCGGCATGCGTCTGGCCGTCGTCGGCTTCGTGCTCTGGCTCTGGCGCCGCACGCCGAAAGACCGGTTCTTCGCTCACTTCGGCTATGCGATGATCATCGCCGGTGCGCTCGGCAACCTCGTCGACCGGCTGCTCTTCGGCTACGTCATCGACTATATCCTGTTTCACACGGCCAATTGGTCCTTCGCGGTTTTCAACCTCGCGGACAGCTTCATCACGGTCGGCGCAGGTGCGATCATCCTCGACGAACTGCTGCTGGCGAAAAGGCGCGATCGCTAA
- a CDS encoding hybrid sensor histidine kinase/response regulator, whose protein sequence is MSEASRLQRRIEPGFGTGARAGRAAPLAAAAGGYWPARAALAVAGIAAAVILFAAGAANGLPLISAIIAAGGLAGAFLLLADGIETGGGRRGTLRETASDEDWQWFETSALLSTIHDGLGDLAVVRTMDGQIVYANTVLHEVCARVDVCGLTCAAIGLSFEPKPEPNHYLARISTPRGIRLYDWHDVIAREPATGRLMRHSIARDVTEEARAAREREEARRRAEEASRAKSRLLATVSHEVRTPLSGILGMSHLLGQTRLSAEQKNYLAGMQQSGHALVQLVEDLIDFSSLSAGRFQLRPSQQDLRLVIESVVEMLAHRAHEKGIEIAATVAADVPAGMVFDAARLRQVLFNVIGNAVKFTETGGVLVAADIADGGVRIRIDDTGPGMSGDELGRVFEEFEQAGDDSQRAKGTGLGLAISRRIMEAFGGNLTASSASGHGSRFEVRFPLIGSPSASARDGVLSGAHVLALGPDGPVSNALAATITSLGGVCHRAPTLAAADAIIAAVLSNDLPLTDVIVDHRHSEQFRRLLALRPEIASLKLRRTYLINPEERTAHPVNQIDGYEAWLIRPLRERSLVAVLLGRLKGIEKRDAFNDNRPILREALPPGEAGEQDDHDILLAEDDPVNALILRTILRRAGFRVRHVGDFTSLDRALHDPDEALRKRPRLILTDLNMPGGDGLAMLKRLREQEATGNRRRLPVIVLTSDTRGDLHELLRAAGADSVLAKPPEPGRLTAEIARLLEA, encoded by the coding sequence ATGAGCGAAGCGTCACGACTGCAGCGGCGGATCGAGCCCGGTTTCGGCACGGGAGCCCGTGCCGGCCGGGCCGCACCGTTGGCGGCTGCCGCCGGAGGCTATTGGCCGGCGCGTGCCGCCTTAGCCGTCGCAGGCATCGCCGCCGCAGTGATCCTCTTTGCGGCGGGCGCGGCGAACGGCCTTCCCCTGATTTCCGCAATTATCGCTGCGGGCGGCCTTGCCGGGGCCTTCCTGCTTCTCGCCGACGGCATCGAGACGGGCGGCGGGCGAAGGGGAACGCTACGTGAAACCGCCTCTGACGAAGACTGGCAGTGGTTTGAAACCTCGGCCCTGCTTTCGACCATTCATGACGGACTTGGCGATCTTGCCGTCGTGCGCACCATGGACGGTCAGATCGTCTACGCCAACACCGTTCTTCACGAAGTCTGTGCCCGCGTCGACGTGTGCGGACTGACCTGCGCCGCGATAGGCCTGAGCTTCGAACCGAAGCCCGAGCCAAACCACTATCTCGCGCGGATCTCAACGCCGAGGGGAATCCGCCTTTACGACTGGCATGACGTGATCGCCCGCGAGCCGGCGACCGGCAGGCTGATGCGTCACAGCATCGCCCGCGACGTGACCGAGGAGGCGCGGGCCGCGCGCGAACGGGAGGAAGCCCGCCGCCGCGCCGAGGAGGCAAGCCGAGCGAAGTCGCGCCTTCTTGCTACCGTCAGCCATGAGGTCCGCACGCCACTCTCCGGTATTCTCGGCATGAGTCACCTGCTCGGCCAGACCCGGCTGTCGGCCGAGCAGAAAAACTACCTCGCCGGCATGCAGCAGTCCGGCCACGCATTGGTTCAACTGGTCGAAGACTTGATCGACTTTTCCTCGCTTTCGGCCGGGCGGTTTCAGTTGCGTCCCTCGCAGCAGGACCTGCGCCTCGTCATCGAGAGCGTGGTGGAGATGCTCGCGCACCGCGCGCACGAGAAAGGCATCGAGATAGCCGCCACCGTTGCAGCCGACGTGCCGGCGGGGATGGTGTTCGATGCTGCACGTCTCAGGCAGGTGCTCTTCAACGTGATTGGCAATGCCGTGAAATTCACGGAGACCGGTGGCGTCCTCGTTGCCGCCGACATTGCCGATGGCGGCGTCAGAATCCGGATCGACGACACCGGCCCCGGTATGTCGGGCGATGAACTCGGACGCGTCTTCGAGGAATTCGAGCAGGCCGGGGACGATAGTCAGCGCGCCAAGGGTACCGGCCTGGGCCTGGCGATTTCACGCAGGATCATGGAGGCCTTCGGCGGCAACCTGACCGCTTCAAGCGCCTCCGGTCATGGAAGCCGGTTCGAGGTCCGCTTTCCGTTGATCGGGAGCCCTTCGGCCTCGGCACGAGATGGCGTGCTATCTGGCGCACATGTGCTGGCGTTGGGTCCCGATGGGCCGGTCTCGAACGCGCTCGCCGCGACCATTACGTCCCTTGGCGGCGTCTGTCATCGCGCACCGACGCTCGCCGCCGCCGACGCGATCATCGCCGCCGTTCTTTCGAACGACTTGCCGCTGACCGACGTCATCGTCGATCATCGCCATTCGGAGCAGTTCCGCCGCCTCCTTGCGCTACGACCGGAAATCGCCAGCCTCAAACTGCGCCGGACCTACCTTATCAACCCGGAGGAGCGCACCGCTCATCCGGTGAACCAGATCGACGGCTATGAGGCATGGCTTATCCGCCCCTTGCGCGAAAGGTCGCTGGTGGCGGTTCTGCTCGGGCGGCTGAAGGGCATCGAGAAGCGGGACGCGTTCAACGACAACCGCCCGATCCTCCGGGAGGCGTTGCCGCCGGGTGAGGCGGGCGAACAGGACGATCACGATATTCTCCTTGCCGAGGACGATCCGGTCAATGCGCTGATCTTGCGGACGATTCTTCGGCGGGCAGGCTTTCGGGTCCGCCACGTTGGCGATTTCACCAGCCTGGATCGCGCGTTGCACGATCCTGACGAAGCCTTGCGCAAGAGGCCACGCCTGATCCTCACCGATCTCAACATGCCAGGTGGCGATGGCCTGGCGATGCTGAAGCGCCTGCGCGAGCAGGAAGCGACCGGAAACCGCCGCCGCTTGCCCGTTATTGTCTTGACGTCGGATACTCGCGGCGACCTGCATGAGCTGCTGCGCGCAGCAGGCGCGGACTCGGTGTTGGCGAAGCCGCCGGAACCCGGGCGCCTCACGGCAGAAATTGCACGCCTTCTCGAAGCCTGA
- a CDS encoding GNAT family N-acetyltransferase, whose amino-acid sequence MTIELLDSTNVIDTSHAIRKTIATPATEVLGRIANLETRLARSAAEVDAAQAVRYKVFVEEMKAQVGPDAERRKRDVDSWDSICDHLLVLDTSIEGDPEDQIVGTYRLLRQDVAERAGGFYSASEFAIAELLARHPGKRFMELGRSCVLPDYRTKRTVELLWQGNWAYALKHGVDAMFGCGSFPGVVPEEHALALSFLHHNVLAQGEWAVSARPELHRTMDLMPSEAINPKKALSALPPLIKGYMRLGAMVGDGAVVDHVFCTTDVLIVLPISNISGRYLNYYGADAGRFSSAVS is encoded by the coding sequence ATGACGATCGAACTTCTGGATTCGACGAACGTGATTGACACCTCACATGCGATCCGCAAGACGATTGCGACCCCGGCAACCGAGGTTCTCGGGCGGATCGCCAATCTCGAGACGCGGCTTGCCCGCTCCGCCGCCGAGGTCGATGCTGCACAGGCGGTACGCTACAAGGTCTTCGTCGAGGAGATGAAGGCGCAGGTGGGGCCGGATGCCGAGCGGCGCAAGCGCGACGTCGACAGCTGGGATTCGATTTGCGATCATCTGCTGGTTCTCGACACGTCGATTGAAGGCGACCCGGAAGACCAGATCGTCGGCACATATAGGCTGTTGCGGCAGGATGTGGCAGAGCGGGCCGGCGGCTTCTACTCGGCTTCGGAATTTGCGATCGCCGAACTGCTTGCCCGCCATCCGGGCAAGCGCTTCATGGAACTCGGCCGCTCCTGCGTGCTGCCGGACTATCGGACGAAGCGAACCGTCGAACTGCTCTGGCAGGGAAATTGGGCCTACGCGCTGAAACATGGCGTCGACGCGATGTTCGGATGCGGCTCGTTCCCGGGCGTCGTGCCGGAAGAGCACGCATTGGCCCTCTCCTTCCTGCACCACAATGTTCTTGCCCAGGGTGAGTGGGCGGTTTCCGCCCGGCCGGAGCTTCATCGGACCATGGACCTGATGCCCTCGGAAGCGATCAACCCCAAGAAGGCGCTTTCTGCTCTTCCGCCGCTGATCAAGGGCTACATGCGGCTCGGCGCGATGGTCGGCGATGGCGCTGTCGTCGATCATGTTTTCTGCACGACCGACGTGCTGATCGTATTGCCGATCAGCAATATTTCCGGTCGCTACCTCAACTACTACGGCGCGGACGCCGGACGGTTTTCTTCGGCCGTCTCCTGA
- a CDS encoding NADP-dependent malic enzyme, with product MPGIDKTDRTMTSVTAQEALDFHSQGRPGKLEIAPTKAMATQRDLSLAYSPGVAVPVKAIAEDPATAYDYTTRGNMVAVISNGTAILGLGNLGALASKPVMEGKSVLFKRFADVDSIDLEVDTENVDEFVNCVRFLGPSFGGINLEDIKAPDCFIIEQRLREVMDIPVFHDDQHGTAIIAAAGLINALALTGRDFKTTRLVCNGAGAAAIACIELIKAMGFNGENVILCDTKGVIHTGRTDGMNQWKSAHAVDTDRRTLAEALEGADVFFGLSAKGALSTEMVLSMAPKPIIFAMANPDPEITPEEVARIRDDAIVATGRSDYPNQVNNVLGFPYIFRGALDVRASTINDAMKIAAAEALASLAKEDVPDDVAAAYQGNRPRFGPQYIIPVPFDPRLISAIPIAVAKAAMETGVARKPIEDLSAYGQQLSARRDPIASTLQRIFERVRRQPKRIVFAEGEEVQMMRSAIAYANQALGTAILLGREEQMRETAEREGIDLNRAGIQIVNARLSKRVGAYTDFLYARLQRKGYLFRDVQRLINNDRNHFAACMVALGDADGMVTGLTRNYSTALDDVRRCIDAKPGHRVIGVSIALCRGRTVLVADTAVHDMPTAEELADIAEEAAGLAKRLGYVPRVAMLAYSTFGHPSGERSERVREAVKILDKRRVDFEYDGEMAADVALNARVMEQYPFCRLSGTANVLVMPAFHSASISTKMLQELGGSTVIGPLLVGLDKSVQIASMSAKDSDIVNMAAIAAYNAGT from the coding sequence ATGCCGGGCATCGACAAGACCGACCGTACGATGACGAGCGTCACCGCCCAGGAAGCGCTCGATTTTCACTCACAGGGTCGACCCGGAAAGCTGGAAATTGCCCCGACAAAGGCGATGGCGACCCAGCGCGACCTGTCGCTCGCCTACTCGCCCGGCGTCGCCGTGCCCGTGAAGGCTATCGCCGAAGACCCGGCAACCGCCTATGACTACACGACGCGCGGCAACATGGTTGCAGTGATTTCCAATGGCACGGCGATCCTCGGCCTCGGCAATCTCGGTGCGCTTGCCTCGAAGCCGGTCATGGAGGGCAAATCCGTCCTGTTCAAGCGGTTTGCCGATGTCGATTCGATCGACCTCGAAGTCGACACCGAGAATGTCGACGAATTCGTCAACTGCGTGCGCTTTCTCGGCCCGTCTTTCGGGGGCATCAACCTCGAGGACATCAAGGCGCCGGACTGTTTCATCATCGAGCAGCGGCTGCGCGAGGTCATGGACATTCCCGTATTCCATGACGACCAGCATGGCACCGCGATCATCGCCGCTGCCGGGCTCATCAACGCACTGGCGCTCACCGGGCGTGACTTCAAGACGACCAGGCTCGTCTGCAACGGCGCGGGCGCCGCGGCCATCGCCTGCATCGAGCTCATCAAGGCGATGGGTTTCAACGGGGAAAACGTCATTCTCTGCGATACCAAGGGCGTGATCCACACGGGCCGCACGGACGGGATGAACCAGTGGAAATCGGCCCACGCGGTCGATACCGACCGCCGGACGCTCGCCGAGGCGCTGGAGGGCGCTGACGTGTTCTTCGGACTGTCGGCGAAGGGCGCGCTTTCGACGGAAATGGTGCTCTCCATGGCGCCGAAACCGATCATCTTCGCCATGGCCAATCCGGATCCCGAAATCACGCCCGAGGAAGTCGCCCGCATCCGCGACGATGCGATCGTCGCGACCGGCCGCTCCGACTACCCGAACCAGGTCAACAACGTTCTCGGCTTTCCCTATATCTTCCGCGGCGCCCTCGACGTGCGCGCCTCGACAATCAACGACGCCATGAAGATAGCCGCTGCGGAAGCCCTTGCGAGCCTTGCGAAGGAGGACGTGCCGGACGACGTCGCCGCCGCCTATCAGGGCAACCGGCCGCGCTTCGGACCGCAATACATCATCCCGGTTCCCTTCGATCCGCGCCTCATCTCGGCGATCCCGATTGCGGTCGCCAAGGCCGCGATGGAAACGGGCGTCGCGCGCAAGCCGATCGAGGATCTTAGCGCCTATGGGCAGCAGCTCTCGGCGCGGCGCGACCCGATCGCCTCGACGCTGCAGCGCATCTTCGAGCGCGTCCGCCGCCAGCCGAAGCGCATCGTCTTTGCCGAAGGCGAGGAAGTGCAGATGATGCGCTCCGCGATCGCCTATGCCAACCAGGCGCTCGGCACGGCCATCCTGCTCGGGCGCGAGGAGCAGATGCGCGAAACCGCCGAGCGAGAAGGCATCGACCTCAACCGCGCCGGCATCCAGATCGTCAACGCACGCCTGTCCAAGCGCGTCGGCGCGTATACCGATTTCCTCTACGCCCGGCTCCAGCGCAAGGGTTACCTTTTCCGCGACGTGCAGCGGCTGATCAACAACGACCGCAACCACTTCGCCGCCTGCATGGTGGCGCTCGGCGACGCCGACGGCATGGTGACGGGCCTGACGCGCAATTATTCGACGGCGCTCGACGACGTGCGCCGCTGCATCGACGCCAAGCCCGGCCACCGGGTCATCGGCGTGTCGATCGCGCTCTGCCGCGGCCGCACGGTCCTCGTCGCCGACACCGCGGTCCATGACATGCCGACGGCCGAGGAACTGGCCGACATCGCCGAGGAGGCCGCCGGTCTTGCCAAGCGCCTTGGCTATGTGCCGCGCGTCGCGATGCTCGCCTATTCGACCTTCGGCCATCCCTCGGGCGAACGCTCCGAGCGGGTGCGCGAGGCGGTAAAGATCCTCGACAAGCGCCGCGTCGATTTCGAATACGACGGCGAAATGGCGGCCGACGTGGCGCTCAATGCCCGGGTCATGGAGCAGTATCCGTTCTGCCGGCTTTCCGGCACCGCCAACGTCTTGGTCATGCCGGCGTTCCACTCCGCCTCGATCTCGACCAAGATGCTCCAGGAACTCGGCGGTTCGACCGTCATCGGCCCGCTGCTCGTCGGCCTCGACAAGTCGGTGCAGATCGCATCCATGTCGGCAAAGGATTCGGATATCGTCAACATGGCTGCAATCGCCGCCTACAATGCCGGGACCTGA
- the mutS gene encoding DNA mismatch repair protein MutS translates to MNFVTDPSSRTGDVLSVSDLASEESRSTATPMMEQYIEIKANNPDSLLFYRMGDFYELFFQDAVEASRALGITLTKRGQHLGQEIPMCGVPVHAADDYLQKLIALGFRVAVCEQVEDPAEAKKRGSKSVVRRDVVRLVTPGTITEDKLLSPAESNYLMALARIRSGSEPAYALAWIDISTGIFRLAETAEGRLLADILRIEPRELILPDTVFHDPELRPVFDVLGRVAVPQPAVLFDSATAEGRISRYYGVKTLDGFGSFSRAELAAASAAISYVEKTQLAERPALGIPERESVASTLFIDPATRANLELVKTLSGAREGTLLRALDRTVTSGGARLLAERLMSPLTDPDRINARLDSIEVLADQPSFATDLRDALRRAPDMPRALSRLALGRGGPRDLGAIQAGLRAAAAISALLSRGSLSTELTEAHAAIKALPEALLARLESMLAEELPLLKRDGGFVREGAHGELDEMRALRDQSRRVIAGLQLQYCEETGIKSLKIKHNNVLGYFIEVTAGNAGAMTDTDAGRARFIHRQTMANAMRFTTTELADLETKIANAADRALAIELEAFEAMAGEVVADADAIKAAALALATLDVSTGLAVLAEEQNYARPAVDRSRMFTIDGGRHPVVEQALRRQAANAFVANGCDLSPPDGHDGGAIWLLTGPNMGGKSTFLRQNALIAIMAQMGSFVPAAAAHIGIVDRLFSRVGASDDLARGRSTFMVEMVETAAILNQATDRSLVILDEIGRGTATFDGLSIAWAAVEHLHEVNRCRGLFATHFHELTVLSEKLGRLSNATMRVKEWDGDVIFLHEVGPGAADRSYGIQVARLAGLPASVVARAKDVLAKLEDADRKNPASQLIDDLPLFQVAIRREEAATRVGPSKVEEALKALNPDDMTPRDALDALYSLKKQLGAR, encoded by the coding sequence ATGAATTTCGTGACCGACCCATCGAGCCGCACGGGCGATGTCCTTTCCGTGTCCGATCTGGCAAGCGAGGAGAGCCGCTCGACCGCGACTCCGATGATGGAGCAGTACATCGAGATCAAGGCGAACAATCCGGATTCGCTGTTGTTCTACCGGATGGGCGACTTCTATGAGCTGTTCTTCCAGGATGCGGTCGAAGCCTCGCGCGCGCTCGGGATCACGCTGACGAAGCGCGGCCAGCACCTGGGCCAGGAGATCCCGATGTGCGGCGTGCCGGTTCACGCGGCAGACGACTATCTGCAGAAGCTGATCGCCCTCGGTTTCCGGGTCGCCGTCTGCGAGCAGGTTGAGGATCCGGCCGAAGCGAAGAAGCGCGGCAGCAAGTCGGTCGTGCGCCGGGACGTTGTCCGGCTGGTGACGCCGGGAACGATCACCGAGGACAAGCTGCTTTCGCCGGCAGAATCGAACTACCTGATGGCGCTTGCTCGTATCCGCAGCGGCTCGGAACCGGCCTATGCGCTCGCCTGGATCGACATATCGACGGGCATCTTCCGCCTTGCCGAAACGGCCGAGGGCCGCTTGCTTGCCGATATTCTGCGCATCGAGCCGCGGGAGCTGATCCTGCCGGATACCGTCTTTCACGATCCGGAACTCCGGCCGGTTTTCGACGTGCTCGGCCGGGTCGCTGTGCCGCAGCCGGCGGTGCTCTTCGACAGTGCGACGGCCGAAGGCCGTATATCGCGCTATTACGGCGTGAAGACGCTCGACGGCTTCGGCAGCTTTTCGCGCGCCGAGCTCGCGGCGGCCTCGGCGGCGATCTCCTATGTGGAGAAGACCCAGCTTGCCGAGCGCCCGGCGCTGGGGATTCCGGAGCGGGAAAGCGTCGCTTCGACGCTCTTCATCGATCCGGCGACCCGCGCCAACCTCGAACTGGTCAAGACGCTCTCCGGTGCCCGCGAGGGAACGTTGCTGAGAGCCCTCGACCGAACGGTGACGAGCGGCGGCGCACGGCTTCTCGCGGAGCGGCTGATGTCGCCGCTGACCGATCCCGATCGGATCAACGCCCGGCTCGATTCGATCGAGGTTCTTGCCGACCAGCCGAGTTTTGCGACGGACCTGCGCGACGCCTTGCGACGAGCGCCGGACATGCCGCGCGCGTTGTCTCGGTTGGCGCTCGGCCGCGGCGGCCCACGTGATCTCGGTGCAATCCAGGCCGGGCTTCGGGCGGCAGCAGCGATATCGGCGCTGTTGTCGCGCGGCAGCCTGTCGACGGAACTGACCGAGGCGCATGCCGCGATCAAGGCGTTGCCGGAGGCCTTGCTGGCGAGACTCGAGTCGATGCTCGCCGAAGAACTCCCGCTGTTGAAGCGCGACGGCGGCTTCGTGCGCGAGGGAGCGCATGGCGAACTTGACGAGATGCGAGCACTGCGTGACCAGTCGCGTCGGGTGATCGCCGGCCTGCAACTGCAATATTGCGAAGAGACCGGGATCAAATCGCTGAAGATCAAGCACAACAATGTGCTTGGTTATTTCATCGAGGTGACGGCGGGAAATGCCGGCGCGATGACCGACACGGACGCCGGGCGCGCGCGCTTCATTCACCGCCAGACGATGGCGAATGCCATGCGGTTCACGACGACCGAACTCGCCGACCTCGAAACCAAGATAGCCAATGCGGCCGACCGCGCCCTTGCGATCGAACTCGAAGCGTTCGAGGCGATGGCGGGCGAGGTCGTTGCCGATGCCGATGCGATCAAGGCGGCGGCGCTGGCGCTCGCGACGCTCGATGTGTCGACTGGCCTGGCCGTCCTTGCCGAAGAGCAGAACTATGCACGCCCAGCGGTCGATCGCTCGCGGATGTTTACGATCGACGGCGGGCGCCATCCTGTCGTCGAGCAGGCGCTCCGACGTCAGGCAGCCAACGCCTTCGTTGCCAACGGCTGCGACCTGTCGCCACCGGACGGTCACGACGGCGGGGCGATCTGGCTGCTGACGGGCCCCAATATGGGCGGTAAATCGACCTTCCTGCGGCAGAACGCGCTGATCGCGATCATGGCGCAGATGGGGTCGTTCGTGCCGGCGGCGGCAGCGCATATCGGCATCGTCGACCGGCTCTTTTCCCGCGTCGGCGCGTCCGACGATCTTGCGCGCGGCCGTTCGACTTTCATGGTCGAGATGGTCGAAACCGCAGCGATCCTCAACCAGGCGACGGACCGCTCGCTGGTGATCCTCGACGAGATCGGCCGCGGCACCGCGACCTTCGACGGCCTGTCGATTGCCTGGGCTGCGGTCGAGCACCTGCACGAGGTCAATCGATGCCGCGGGCTATTCGCCACCCATTTCCACGAGCTGACGGTGCTTTCCGAAAAGCTCGGCCGTCTCTCGAACGCGACGATGCGGGTCAAGGAATGGGACGGTGACGTGATCTTTCTGCACGAGGTCGGTCCCGGTGCCGCCGACCGCTCCTACGGGATCCAGGTCGCACGGCTTGCCGGCCTGCCGGCGTCGGTCGTCGCGCGGGCGAAGGACGTGCTTGCCAAGCTCGAGGACGCCGATCGCAAAAACCCGGCGAGCCAGCTGATCGACGACCTGCCGCTTTTCCAGGTGGCGATACGGCGCGAGGAAGCGGCAACGAGGGTCGGCCCTTCGAAGGTCGAGGAGGCGCTGAAGGCGCTCAATCCTGACGACATGACGCCGCGCGACGCCCTCGACGCACTCTATTCGCTGAAGAAACAGCTGGGCGCCCGCTGA